From the Malaclemys terrapin pileata isolate rMalTer1 chromosome 13, rMalTer1.hap1, whole genome shotgun sequence genome, one window contains:
- the LOC128847360 gene encoding zinc finger protein RFP-like, with amino-acid sequence MNGDRQVPYNAIHKSQHASLQEEASCPICLEYFTEPVTLECGHNFCRACISQCWEGSTTAISCPQCREIVQQRNLRVTRQLENVVEIAKRLSLQATKGTGGDGVCGEHQEALKLFCEEDQTPICVICRVSGSLRSLCGSRTGGHPGLALTCIILYGRVSGKQDKEISKLHTEIGKQDNKIMNVTLDPDTAHPRLIMSEDRKSVRWGDTRQDLPDNPERFDLDPCVLGCEGFTSGRHCWEVVVGVGRFWAVGVARESVRRKGGISLSPDEGIWAVERWRDQFQALTSPEIPLPLSQIPSRIRVCLDCDQGQVTFIDAGDEAPIFTFPPGSVPGERIRPWLWVGWGSRIRLCP; translated from the exons ATGAATGGAGACAGGCAGGTGCCTTACAATGCCATCCACAagagccagcatgctag TCTCCAGGAGGAAGCTTCATGTCCCATCTGTCTGGAGTATTTCACAGAACCTGTCACTCTGGAGTGTGGGCACAATTTCTGCCGAGCCTGCATcagccagtgctgggagggatcCACTACAGCCATCTCCTGCCCTCAGTGCAGAGAAATTGTGCAACAGAGAAACCTCAGGGTGACCAGGCAGCTGGAAAATGTCGTAGAAATCGCCAAACGGCTGAGTTTACAGGCAACAAAGGGaacaggaggggatggggtgtgtggggaacaCCAGGAGGCTTTGAAACTGTTCTGTGAAGAGGATCAAACCCCCATCTGTGTGATCTGCAGAGTCTCAGGCTCACTGCGCTCACTCTGTGGTTCCCGTACAGGAGGCCACCCAGGA CTCGCCCTCACCTGCATCATTCTGTATGGAA GAGTATCTG GAAAACAAGATAAAGAAATAA gCAAACTACATACAGAAATTG GCAAACAAGATAACAAAATAA TGAATGTGACTCTGGATCCTGACACGGCTCATCCCCGACTTATCATGTCTGAGGATCGGAAAAGTGTGAGATGGGGAGACACACGGCAGGATCTGCCCGACAACCCTGAGAGATTTGACTTGGATccctgtgtgctgggctgtgagggattcacctcggggagacattgctgggaggtggtggtgggggttgggcgattctgggctgtgggggtggccagagagtctgtgaggaggaagggagggatcagCCTCAGCCCTGATGAGGGGATCTGGGCTGTGGAGCGGTGGAGGGATCAGTTCCAGGCTCTCACCTCCCCTGAGatccccctgcccctgagccagaTCCCCAGCAGGATTCGGGTTTGTCTGGACTGTGACCAGGGGCAGGTGACATTTATCGATGCTGGTGACGAGGCCCCGATCTTCACTTTCCCACCAGGCTCTGTCCCTGGGGAGAGAATCCgaccctggctctgggtggggtggggatcccggATCAGACTGTGTCCCTGA